One region of Rubripirellula tenax genomic DNA includes:
- a CDS encoding Uma2 family endonuclease — MCTSTNITGSEFDSMVDRGAFDGLGPRKMELIRGALRFMNPSGPIHDDYIDFLTRWSTTNTSAIDATIRVQCGFVCDDNRPEPDLLWLKPRRYGRTRPTADDVLLLIEVSDSSLSLDLREKADIYAESGVSEYWVVDVPASRIHVMTASDGKHYRSIRVVVPPDPLAPQCRPQAILDTAELFEVT; from the coding sequence ATGTGTACATCGACCAATATTACGGGTTCGGAATTCGACTCGATGGTTGATCGTGGTGCCTTCGATGGGCTCGGCCCTCGAAAAATGGAACTGATCCGAGGCGCGTTGCGCTTTATGAACCCGTCTGGACCCATTCACGATGACTACATCGACTTCCTGACACGCTGGTCAACCACGAACACCTCCGCGATTGACGCGACCATTCGCGTTCAATGCGGTTTCGTGTGCGACGACAATCGGCCTGAGCCGGATCTACTCTGGCTAAAGCCGCGGCGCTACGGGCGAACTCGCCCCACGGCCGATGACGTTCTGCTGCTGATCGAAGTTTCCGACAGCAGCCTGTCGTTGGATTTGCGGGAGAAAGCAGACATCTACGCCGAAAGTGGCGTCTCCGAATACTGGGTCGTTGACGTGCCGGCATCCCGAATCCACGTCATGACCGCCAGCGACGGAAAACATTACCGAAGTATTCGCGTCGTCGTCCCTCCCGATCCATTGGCACCCCAGTGCCGACCGCAAGCGATCTTGGATACCGCCGAACTGTTCGAAGTCACGTGA
- a CDS encoding sugar phosphate isomerase/epimerase family protein: MTTLAINQLSTLRWSFQEDVAAYAARGFNGIGIWRPKLEDFGLDRTIELLAEASMSVTSLSWVGGFTGSDGRAVDDAVIDAIAAVRDAANLRADTLVVLAGGRNNHIRNHVKRTFCDALQEIAAVAEDFGVRLSIEPIHPGCGDEWSFVNDLQSTLDIIERVGSPNLGLVLDTYHVGMDEEVMGWLPDVIPHLHLVQFGDGRHSPIGEMNRCLLGEGSVPLHTIFETLAKHGYDGPMEIELIGEDVEAIPYDDMLDHTRNFFDRMTGSVKS; the protein is encoded by the coding sequence ATGACTACGCTTGCAATCAATCAGCTTTCAACCTTGCGTTGGAGCTTTCAAGAAGATGTCGCTGCTTACGCGGCGCGTGGATTCAACGGGATCGGGATTTGGCGCCCGAAATTAGAAGATTTTGGTCTCGACCGAACCATCGAATTGCTTGCCGAAGCGTCGATGTCGGTGACTTCCCTTTCGTGGGTCGGCGGCTTTACCGGCAGCGACGGACGAGCCGTTGACGACGCTGTCATTGATGCGATCGCAGCGGTGCGTGACGCGGCGAACTTGCGAGCCGATACGCTGGTGGTGTTGGCGGGTGGCCGGAATAATCACATTCGCAATCACGTCAAGCGAACGTTTTGTGATGCGTTGCAAGAGATCGCCGCAGTCGCCGAAGATTTTGGCGTGCGTTTGTCGATCGAACCGATCCATCCTGGTTGTGGCGATGAGTGGTCGTTCGTGAACGATTTGCAGTCGACGCTCGACATCATCGAACGTGTCGGCAGCCCCAACCTTGGCTTGGTGCTCGACACGTATCACGTCGGCATGGACGAAGAAGTGATGGGGTGGTTACCCGACGTGATTCCGCACTTGCATTTGGTTCAGTTCGGTGACGGCCGGCATTCGCCGATTGGCGAAATGAACCGATGTTTGCTGGGCGAGGGTTCGGTTCCCCTGCATACCATTTTTGAAACCCTGGCAAAGCATGGCTACGACGGTCCGATGGAGATCGAATTGATCGGTGAAGACGTCGAAGCGATCCCCTACGACGACATGCTTGATCACACCAGAAACTTCTTTGATCGCATGACCGGGTCGGTGAAGTCGTAG
- the recA gene encoding recombinase RecA: MAAKKKATSGKPKIDPALKEILAREPGLKTTLEQIDKAFGDGAIMPLGASHHLDIEGIPTGSLSLDMALGGQGVPRGRMIEVFGPESSGKTTLALHIGAEAQKMGGIAAIIDAEHAFDPSWAKKIGVDLDTLLVSQPSSGEEAMQICEMLVKSNAVDVIIIDSVAALVPKKELEGEIGDSHVGLQARLMSQSMRKLTGAISKSKCTVIFINQIREKIGVMFGSPETTPGGRALKFYCSCRIDVRRIGALKDGEEQVGQRVKVKIVKNKVAPPFRVAEFDMMHTNGISYEGDLLDLGTTHKVVDRSGSWFKYGETYLGQGKEKARNFLIENSDVAEEIKQKVMAAGGYTGPVEPDSGAASDDSEELSEAELSNS; encoded by the coding sequence ATGGCAGCCAAAAAGAAAGCAACGTCGGGCAAACCCAAAATTGATCCAGCACTGAAGGAGATTTTGGCTCGCGAGCCGGGGTTGAAAACGACGCTCGAGCAAATCGACAAGGCGTTCGGCGATGGCGCGATCATGCCGTTGGGGGCATCGCATCACTTGGACATCGAAGGGATTCCGACGGGCAGCCTGTCGCTTGACATGGCACTGGGCGGCCAGGGCGTGCCTCGTGGGCGGATGATCGAAGTCTTCGGACCAGAATCCAGCGGAAAAACGACGCTGGCACTGCACATCGGTGCGGAAGCTCAAAAGATGGGCGGCATCGCGGCCATCATTGATGCCGAACATGCGTTCGACCCAAGTTGGGCCAAGAAGATTGGCGTCGATTTGGACACGTTGCTGGTCAGCCAACCGAGCAGCGGTGAAGAAGCAATGCAGATCTGCGAAATGCTGGTCAAGAGTAACGCGGTCGACGTAATCATCATCGACTCGGTTGCCGCTTTGGTGCCCAAAAAAGAACTCGAAGGCGAGATTGGCGACAGTCACGTCGGACTTCAAGCTCGTTTGATGAGCCAGTCGATGCGAAAATTGACCGGTGCGATTTCGAAGAGCAAGTGCACGGTGATTTTCATCAACCAGATTCGTGAGAAAATCGGTGTCATGTTCGGCAGCCCCGAAACAACACCGGGTGGTCGCGCATTGAAGTTTTATTGTTCATGCCGAATCGATGTTCGCCGAATTGGTGCACTGAAAGACGGCGAAGAACAAGTCGGCCAACGCGTCAAAGTGAAGATCGTCAAGAACAAAGTTGCGCCACCTTTCCGCGTTGCCGAGTTCGACATGATGCACACCAACGGAATCAGTTACGAAGGCGACTTGCTGGACTTGGGTACAACTCATAAAGTAGTCGACCGTAGCGGATCGTGGTTCAAGTACGGCGAGACATACTTGGGTCAAGGCAAAGAAAAGGCTCGCAACTTCTTGATCGAAAACTCGGACGTTGCCGAAGAGATCAAACAGAAAGTCATGGCGGCTGGCGGTTACACCGGACCAGTCGAACCAGACAGCGGTGCTGCTTCGGATGACAGCGAAGAATTGAGCGAAGCCGAACTTAGCAACAGCTGA
- a CDS encoding c-type cytochrome, which produces MNISSRGREFGREASLAALALSVLGFSGCGIRPEKPLAFEPNLVHTMKYQIQKDVSMDQASKDAYWLATTMFGTPTDPKLPDMVVADGDLASIVSMENLTRASGPADAEGRGLFQKHCVVCHGVTGDGRGSTGAIQMPYPRDYRMGVFKFKSTPRGVKPTKDDLAKLIRHGIGGTAMVKIPSLTEDDIKALVDYVIYLSWRGELERQAVDGAMFDGIIEDGGRIINSEFAEKLRGDESLQAAMEAAADADEDTLAEDVKSELAIYEQYEEDWEYAEDYAGEIGEAWLESDEEVLEVPQPPSDLPLAENQQDVVKFSTGKQAEAFKASVERGQKLFVGKLAACNKCHGDDGLGNGQTTDYDDWTKDWTTRVGLKPEDRDALIPMMARGALEPRNALPRNFAEGIFRGGSSSQDLYRRITQGIDGTPMPAATFVDGEFEQDDVWHLINFIRSIQTPESAAM; this is translated from the coding sequence ATGAATATTTCTAGTCGCGGTCGTGAATTTGGACGCGAGGCGAGCCTCGCCGCCTTGGCCCTTTCGGTTTTAGGGTTTTCCGGATGTGGAATCCGACCGGAAAAACCGCTCGCGTTTGAGCCGAACCTGGTTCACACGATGAAGTACCAAATTCAAAAAGACGTATCGATGGACCAAGCGTCCAAAGATGCTTATTGGTTGGCGACAACGATGTTCGGTACGCCGACCGATCCGAAATTGCCTGATATGGTGGTTGCCGACGGAGACTTGGCGTCGATCGTTTCGATGGAAAATCTAACGCGAGCGTCTGGTCCGGCGGACGCCGAAGGTCGTGGCCTATTCCAAAAGCACTGCGTCGTCTGCCACGGCGTGACGGGCGACGGTCGCGGATCAACGGGCGCGATTCAAATGCCGTACCCACGCGATTATCGAATGGGCGTTTTTAAGTTCAAATCGACACCGCGCGGTGTTAAGCCGACCAAAGACGACCTCGCCAAACTGATCCGTCATGGCATCGGTGGCACGGCCATGGTCAAGATTCCGAGCTTGACCGAAGACGACATCAAGGCCTTGGTCGACTATGTCATCTACCTGTCTTGGCGAGGCGAACTTGAACGACAAGCTGTCGATGGTGCCATGTTCGATGGCATCATCGAAGACGGTGGCCGAATCATCAATTCGGAATTCGCCGAAAAGCTTCGGGGTGACGAATCGCTTCAAGCAGCGATGGAAGCGGCCGCCGATGCGGATGAAGACACCCTTGCCGAAGACGTCAAATCCGAATTGGCCATCTACGAACAATATGAAGAAGATTGGGAATATGCCGAAGACTATGCCGGTGAGATCGGCGAAGCGTGGTTGGAATCGGACGAGGAAGTGCTAGAGGTTCCCCAGCCCCCGTCGGATCTGCCGTTGGCAGAAAACCAACAAGATGTCGTCAAGTTTTCGACCGGCAAGCAAGCCGAAGCGTTCAAGGCATCGGTTGAACGAGGCCAGAAGCTGTTCGTCGGAAAGCTGGCCGCTTGCAACAAATGCCACGGCGATGATGGCCTCGGGAACGGCCAGACGACCGACTACGACGACTGGACCAAGGACTGGACGACGCGAGTTGGGTTGAAACCCGAAGATCGCGACGCATTGATACCAATGATGGCACGCGGAGCCCTGGAGCCCCGTAATGCCTTGCCGCGAAATTTTGCCGAAGGCATTTTCCGTGGCGGTTCGTCTTCGCAAGATCTGTATCGACGAATCACCCAAGGCATCGATGGAACTCCCATGCCCGCGGCCACATTTGTCGATGGTGAATTCGAACAGGACGACGTTTGGCACCTGATCAACTTCATCCGTTCGATCCAAACGCCCGAATCGGCGGCGATGTAA
- the gltX gene encoding glutamate--tRNA ligase — protein sequence MIRTRFAPSPTGYLHIGGVRSALFNWLLARQSGGQFVLRIDDTDAGRNVTEALQPILDGFKWLGMDWDEGPDVGGPHEPYYQSQRSESHKAAAEELLASGHAYRDYARPEELQALREEAEKKGGRFFYDRRWMAADDAAAKAFEAEGRTATVRLKMPREGQCIIDDLVRGEVVVEWATEQDHVIQRADGSCLYHLATVVDDHDLEITHVVRAEEHLPNTPRQIFILESLGYERPQYAHLPYVAEPGGSAKLSKRKLAKYEKNKDFAQLLGQGRAIAARCNIPTEADTFNPVIIDFYREIGFDPEAILNYLLLLGWSLDGETEKFTVEEMIKHFTLERVNKAPASFDPRKLTSFQGDYFAALPTETRLARVRPFAKSAGLLDGDGADEKLRLIVEGAGDRLKMAGDILNFDYCFSGNFEFDEKAFQKRICKPENARDLLAGFRGAIQDGLAWTSSEEADSAVHGFCDAAGVELTDIIHALRVAATGTPAGFGMFETLAIIGSKEVAIRIDRALQAAATMCTGA from the coding sequence ATGATTCGAACCCGCTTTGCCCCTTCGCCGACCGGTTACCTTCACATCGGTGGCGTTCGATCGGCTTTGTTCAATTGGCTGCTCGCTCGGCAATCCGGTGGCCAATTCGTTTTGCGAATCGACGACACCGACGCGGGACGCAACGTGACCGAAGCACTGCAACCGATCTTGGACGGTTTCAAATGGCTTGGGATGGATTGGGACGAAGGTCCCGACGTTGGCGGACCTCACGAACCGTACTACCAATCTCAAAGAAGCGAATCGCACAAAGCCGCCGCCGAAGAGCTGTTGGCGTCCGGACACGCCTATCGCGACTATGCGCGACCCGAGGAACTGCAAGCCCTGCGTGAAGAAGCCGAAAAGAAGGGCGGTCGGTTCTTTTACGACCGACGTTGGATGGCGGCCGACGATGCGGCGGCAAAGGCTTTCGAAGCCGAAGGCCGAACGGCAACCGTGCGTTTGAAGATGCCACGCGAAGGCCAATGCATCATCGACGATCTTGTCCGTGGCGAAGTGGTTGTCGAATGGGCGACCGAACAGGATCACGTCATTCAACGTGCCGATGGCAGTTGCTTGTATCACTTGGCCACCGTCGTCGATGACCACGATCTAGAAATTACCCACGTCGTTCGCGCCGAAGAACACCTCCCCAACACGCCGCGGCAGATCTTCATTCTCGAATCGCTCGGCTACGAACGTCCCCAATACGCCCACCTGCCGTACGTCGCCGAGCCCGGTGGTTCAGCAAAACTGAGCAAACGGAAACTGGCCAAGTACGAAAAGAACAAAGACTTTGCCCAGCTGTTGGGCCAAGGTCGTGCGATCGCCGCGCGATGCAACATTCCGACCGAAGCCGACACGTTCAATCCGGTCATCATCGACTTCTATCGCGAGATCGGTTTCGACCCGGAAGCCATTTTGAACTACCTGCTGCTGCTGGGGTGGTCGCTTGACGGCGAAACGGAGAAATTCACTGTCGAGGAAATGATCAAGCACTTCACGCTCGAGCGAGTCAACAAGGCACCGGCATCGTTCGACCCTCGTAAATTGACGTCGTTTCAAGGTGACTACTTCGCGGCGTTGCCGACCGAAACGCGGCTGGCCCGAGTGCGGCCGTTCGCGAAGTCCGCGGGCTTGCTCGACGGCGACGGTGCCGATGAAAAGCTTCGCTTGATTGTCGAAGGCGCCGGCGACCGATTGAAGATGGCCGGAGACATCCTGAACTTCGATTACTGCTTTTCAGGCAACTTTGAATTCGACGAAAAGGCATTTCAAAAGCGAATCTGCAAACCGGAAAACGCCCGCGACTTGCTAGCCGGTTTCCGCGGCGCGATCCAAGACGGCTTGGCGTGGACCAGTTCCGAGGAAGCCGATTCCGCGGTTCATGGGTTCTGCGATGCGGCAGGCGTCGAACTGACGGACATCATTCACGCGCTTCGCGTCGCCGCGACGGGGACACCCGCCGGATTTGGGATGTTTGAAACGCTCGCAATTATCGGTTCTAAAGAGGTGGCGATCCGAATCGACCGAGCCCTGCAGGCGGCCGCGACAATGTGCACCGGCGCATAG
- the ruvB gene encoding Holliday junction branch migration DNA helicase RuvB — protein sequence MAREAVYQQSDPETSVAEELPREPDTSLRPRRMDEMVGQRDVIERLKIAIEAAQKRGEPLGHILFDGPPGLGKTTFATVIPAEMGTSVQMANGAGMKAPKDLLPYLTNLSEGSVLFIDEIHRIPKAVEEYLYTAMEDFRIDIVLGEGVSARTLNYELRPFTLIGATTRAGMLSAPLRDRFQIREHLGWYADQELCEIVRRNSVKLNMPIDDDSAAVIAARSRRTPRLANNRLLWVRDYSQSKAEGKVTGPIATAALDMIGIDTLGLDKQDRGYLDTLMRVFVGGPAGLEAIAHTMNVSGDTLEDEVEPFLLRSELIVRTRRGRMMTTKGYAHMKQTPPNRP from the coding sequence ATGGCACGTGAAGCAGTCTACCAACAATCAGATCCCGAGACCTCAGTCGCAGAGGAGTTGCCGCGCGAGCCCGACACGTCGCTGCGTCCGCGCCGTATGGATGAAATGGTTGGCCAGCGGGATGTGATCGAACGGTTGAAGATCGCCATCGAAGCCGCCCAGAAACGCGGCGAGCCGCTCGGGCACATTCTGTTCGACGGACCGCCGGGGCTGGGCAAGACGACCTTCGCGACGGTGATCCCGGCGGAAATGGGGACGTCGGTGCAAATGGCAAACGGCGCGGGAATGAAGGCGCCAAAGGATCTGCTGCCGTATCTGACGAATCTGTCCGAAGGCAGCGTCTTGTTCATCGATGAAATTCACCGCATCCCCAAAGCAGTCGAAGAATATCTTTATACCGCGATGGAAGACTTTCGGATCGATATCGTCCTGGGCGAAGGCGTCAGCGCGCGGACGCTGAACTATGAACTGCGTCCGTTCACATTGATCGGCGCGACGACGCGTGCGGGGATGCTGAGCGCGCCGCTGCGAGACCGTTTTCAAATCCGTGAACACTTAGGTTGGTATGCGGATCAAGAGTTGTGTGAGATCGTGCGTCGCAATTCGGTCAAGTTGAATATGCCGATCGACGATGACTCGGCCGCGGTGATCGCCGCCCGCAGTCGTCGCACGCCGCGGTTGGCGAACAACCGCCTGCTCTGGGTTCGTGACTACTCGCAAAGCAAGGCTGAGGGAAAAGTCACCGGGCCGATCGCGACTGCGGCGCTGGACATGATCGGGATCGACACGCTTGGGCTGGATAAACAGGACCGAGGATATCTGGATACGCTGATGCGAGTCTTTGTCGGCGGTCCGGCGGGACTCGAGGCGATCGCACACACGATGAACGTCAGCGGCGATACGCTGGAAGACGAAGTCGAACCGTTCCTGCTTCGCAGCGAATTGATCGTGCGTACCCGGCGCGGGCGAATGATGACGACGAAGGGATACGCTCACATGAAACAAACGCCGCCCAACCGACCGTAG
- a CDS encoding sigma-70 family RNA polymerase sigma factor, whose protein sequence is MHENDSEPIDVSDPAIIAKYEPYLRMLARTNARKAYQAKVGASDMVQQVMMQAVQGLDGFRGGTEAEFRGWLRQILAHHLCHLDRDMHRDKRDVRREQSMEQKLAQSSLRLEGLLAGDSPTPSQNVMIGEHIVKLSDAVERLPAAQAEAIRLHYLEGMKLAEVAEQMDKTTGAIAGLMHRGMKTLREQLG, encoded by the coding sequence ATGCACGAAAACGATTCTGAACCCATCGACGTCAGCGACCCCGCGATCATCGCCAAGTACGAACCGTACCTGCGGATGCTCGCCCGGACCAACGCTCGCAAAGCCTATCAAGCCAAGGTTGGTGCATCCGACATGGTCCAGCAGGTCATGATGCAGGCCGTTCAGGGACTCGATGGATTTCGCGGCGGGACCGAAGCCGAGTTTCGTGGGTGGTTGCGTCAGATTCTGGCCCACCATCTGTGTCACCTCGATCGCGACATGCACCGCGACAAACGCGATGTTCGCCGCGAACAATCGATGGAACAAAAGCTGGCCCAAAGCTCGCTACGGCTGGAAGGCTTGCTCGCCGGCGATTCGCCCACGCCCAGCCAAAACGTGATGATCGGCGAACACATCGTAAAATTGTCCGATGCCGTCGAGCGATTGCCAGCCGCCCAAGCCGAAGCCATCCGGCTTCACTATCTCGAAGGCATGAAGTTGGCCGAAGTCGCCGAACAAATGGACAAGACAACCGGCGCTATCGCCGGCCTGATGCACCGAGGCATGAAGACGCTGCGAGAACAATTAGGCTAG
- the bioA gene encoding adenosylmethionine--8-amino-7-oxononanoate transaminase, with protein MNLAVGKTTDAHWRGFTPMADFDPIVVRKADGCWLTTTDGRRLFDGVSSLWCNVHGHRHPKIDAAIRDQLDRVAHVTTLGMSAETTEILATRLAEVTPGDLAHTFFSSDGASAVEAALKMAFQYWRQTPMPQPEKTQFLALGGAYHGDTTGAVSLGGIEYFHQLFAPILFSPIRGPVPCTYRVPEEVDPLEFYLSQFRELLHDHHHQLAAVVMEPLVQGAAGMITHPVGLLSAVRELCDEFNVLMVVDEVATGFGRTGRLFACEHESVTPDILCLGKGLTGGYLPMAATIARPHVFDAFLAPATDSKQFFHGHTFSGNPLAAAAAIASIELFDETDLVASVDQKANHLRKRLSGLLNHPNVGDIRGRGLMVGIEIVADRETKTPFDSNRQIGRNVCRAAVDRGVWVRPLTDVIVAMPPLVATMEELDILASAVIESIEQVLDQQP; from the coding sequence ATGAATTTAGCAGTTGGCAAAACCACCGACGCTCATTGGCGAGGATTCACGCCAATGGCCGACTTCGACCCAATCGTCGTTCGCAAAGCCGACGGTTGCTGGCTGACCACGACCGACGGCAGACGTCTCTTTGACGGCGTTTCCAGCCTTTGGTGCAACGTCCACGGACACCGGCATCCCAAAATCGACGCCGCGATCCGTGACCAACTCGACCGTGTCGCCCACGTGACGACGCTGGGAATGTCGGCCGAGACGACCGAAATCTTGGCCACTCGGTTGGCCGAAGTCACCCCCGGCGACCTTGCCCACACATTTTTTAGCAGTGACGGGGCATCGGCGGTCGAAGCGGCACTGAAGATGGCGTTCCAGTATTGGCGGCAAACGCCCATGCCGCAGCCCGAAAAGACTCAATTCCTGGCCCTCGGCGGAGCCTACCACGGCGACACGACCGGCGCGGTGTCGCTGGGCGGCATCGAGTACTTTCACCAACTTTTTGCACCGATCCTGTTTTCGCCCATCCGCGGCCCCGTTCCGTGTACCTATCGAGTCCCCGAGGAGGTTGATCCCCTGGAATTCTATCTCAGCCAATTCCGAGAACTGTTGCACGACCACCATCACCAGCTTGCCGCCGTCGTCATGGAACCGCTGGTGCAGGGCGCCGCCGGCATGATCACGCACCCCGTCGGTCTGTTGTCGGCCGTTCGCGAACTGTGCGACGAGTTCAACGTGCTGATGGTCGTCGACGAAGTGGCAACGGGATTCGGACGCACCGGGCGCCTATTCGCATGCGAACACGAATCGGTGACTCCCGATATTTTGTGCTTGGGCAAAGGATTGACCGGCGGCTATTTACCGATGGCCGCGACGATTGCTCGACCTCATGTTTTTGATGCGTTCCTGGCGCCGGCCACAGACTCGAAACAGTTTTTTCATGGGCACACGTTCAGCGGCAACCCTTTGGCCGCCGCTGCGGCAATTGCGTCGATCGAACTGTTCGACGAAACCGACTTGGTCGCTTCCGTCGATCAAAAAGCGAATCATTTGCGGAAGCGTTTGTCGGGACTCTTGAACCACCCCAACGTCGGCGACATTCGCGGCCGAGGATTGATGGTGGGAATCGAGATCGTGGCTGATCGAGAAACAAAAACACCGTTTGACTCGAATCGACAAATAGGCCGCAACGTCTGCCGAGCCGCGGTCGATCGCGGCGTCTGGGTTCGACCGTTGACCGATGTCATCGTCGCGATGCCACCGCTCGTGGCGACAATGGAAGAGCTTGACATCCTGGCGAGTGCGGTGATCGAATCGATCGAACAGGTTCTCGATCAACAGCCTTGA
- a CDS encoding glutamine--tRNA ligase/YqeY domain fusion protein, whose translation MTDSPEPRESKNFIEQAIEADVASGRFDGVFTRFPPEPNGYLHIGHAKSICLNFGLAKTYGGTCNLRFDDTNPVKEDVEYVDSIMDDIRWLGFEWDNLHYASDYFDQLYAWAEKLITEGHAYVCDLSADETREYRGSLTAPGRNSPHRDRTVDENLKLFRGMRAGEFPDGARTLRAKIDMASPNINLRDPVMYRILRATHHRTGDKWCIYPTYDWTHGQSDSIEGISFSICTLEFENHRPLYNWYCEKLGIHHPRQIEFAKLKLSTLMMGKRHMLRMVKEGLVSGWDDPRMPTIRGYRRRGYTPESIRDFCADIGIAKFPGTIDVIRLENSVREHLNQVASRRMAVLDPLKLTITNWPAGHVEMTEATNNPEDPSAGNRQLAFSGSMWIEQEDFREEAPRKFFRLKKGGSVRLRAGYIIDCHDVVKDSEGNVIEVLCTYDPETKSGEDTSGRKVKGTIHWVDANHGKEVEVRLYDRLFTVEDPSVVDEGQTFVDHLNPDSLTVIKAHVEPELTELPVGDRVQFERLGYFIVDEDSTPDKRVFNRIVTLRDTWGKMEAKGKTE comes from the coding sequence ATGACTGACTCTCCCGAACCCCGCGAATCTAAAAATTTTATCGAGCAAGCGATCGAAGCCGATGTGGCGTCGGGGCGTTTCGATGGCGTCTTCACCCGTTTCCCGCCGGAACCCAACGGGTACCTTCACATCGGACATGCGAAAAGCATCTGCCTGAATTTCGGTCTCGCCAAAACTTATGGCGGCACCTGTAATCTTCGCTTCGATGACACCAACCCCGTCAAAGAAGATGTGGAGTACGTCGATTCGATCATGGACGACATCCGCTGGCTGGGGTTCGAGTGGGACAACCTGCACTATGCCAGCGACTATTTCGACCAACTCTACGCATGGGCCGAAAAGCTGATCACCGAAGGCCACGCCTACGTGTGTGATCTGTCCGCCGACGAAACTCGTGAGTATCGAGGATCGCTGACCGCACCGGGACGCAACAGCCCGCACCGCGATCGCACAGTCGACGAGAACCTGAAGCTGTTTCGTGGAATGCGTGCCGGAGAGTTTCCGGACGGCGCCCGCACGCTGCGAGCGAAAATCGACATGGCTTCGCCGAATATCAATCTGCGAGATCCGGTGATGTATCGAATTCTTCGCGCGACACACCATCGCACCGGAGACAAGTGGTGCATCTATCCAACCTACGATTGGACCCACGGGCAAAGCGATTCGATCGAAGGCATTTCGTTTTCAATTTGCACGCTTGAATTCGAAAACCACCGCCCGCTATACAACTGGTACTGCGAGAAGCTGGGCATTCACCATCCGCGGCAAATCGAGTTCGCGAAACTGAAGCTAAGCACGCTAATGATGGGCAAACGTCATATGTTGCGAATGGTCAAAGAAGGACTCGTCAGCGGCTGGGATGACCCACGCATGCCGACCATTCGCGGTTACCGTCGTCGCGGCTATACCCCCGAATCGATTCGCGACTTTTGTGCTGATATCGGCATCGCAAAGTTCCCCGGCACCATCGACGTGATCCGACTCGAAAATTCGGTTCGCGAACACTTGAACCAAGTCGCATCGCGGCGGATGGCGGTGCTGGATCCGTTGAAGTTGACGATCACGAACTGGCCAGCAGGGCACGTCGAGATGACGGAAGCGACAAACAATCCCGAAGACCCGTCCGCTGGCAATCGGCAATTGGCGTTCTCGGGTTCGATGTGGATCGAGCAGGAAGACTTTCGTGAGGAAGCACCCCGAAAATTCTTTCGCTTGAAGAAAGGCGGTTCGGTCCGCTTGCGTGCCGGATACATCATCGATTGTCATGATGTGGTGAAAGACAGCGAAGGAAACGTCATCGAAGTGCTTTGCACGTACGACCCGGAAACGAAATCCGGCGAAGATACATCCGGCCGCAAGGTAAAGGGCACGATCCACTGGGTCGATGCCAACCACGGCAAGGAGGTTGAAGTGCGACTGTATGACCGACTTTTCACCGTCGAAGACCCCAGCGTGGTCGACGAAGGGCAAACGTTCGTCGATCACTTGAATCCTGATTCATTGACGGTGATCAAGGCCCATGTCGAACCCGAATTGACCGAGTTGCCCGTCGGTGACCGGGTGCAGTTTGAACGGCTCGGCTACTTCATTGTTGATGAAGACAGCACTCCCGATAAGCGAGTCTTCAATCGCATCGTGACTCTGCGCGATACATGGGGCAAGATGGAAGCGAAGGGCAAGACCGAATAG